Proteins found in one Poecilia reticulata strain Guanapo linkage group LG6, Guppy_female_1.0+MT, whole genome shotgun sequence genomic segment:
- the lmo2 gene encoding rhombotin-2, with translation MASTIERKTLEANEEPVDEVLQMPPSLLTCGGCQQSIGDRFFLKAIEQYWHEDCLSCDLCGCRLGEVGRRLYYKLGRKLCRRDYLRLFGQDGLCASCEKRIRAFEMTMRVRDKVYHLECFKCAACQKHFCVGDRYLLINSDIVCEQDIFEWTKLNNSSVV, from the exons GGAGCCGGTGGACGAGGTGCTCCAGATGCCGCCGTCGCTGCTGACGTGCGGCGGCTGCCAGCAGAGCATCGGCGACCGGTTCTTCCTGAAGGCCATCGAGCAGTACTGGCACGAAGACTGCCTGAGCTGCGACCTGTGCGGCTGTCGGCTGGGGGAGGTCGGCCGCAGGCTCTACTACAAGCTGGGAAGGAAATTATGTCGGCGGGATTATCTCAG GCTCTTCGGTCAGGACGGACTCTGCGCCTCCTGCGAAAAGAGGATCCGGGCGTTTGAGATGACGATGCGCGTGCGGGACAAGGTTTACCACCTCGAGTGCTTCAAGTGCGCCGCCTGCCAGAAGCACTTCTGCGTCGGGGATCGCTACCTTCTCATCAACTCGGACATTGTGTGTGAGCAGGACATCTTTGAGTGGACCAAGCTCAACAACAGCAGCGTGGTCTAG